One Helicoverpa zea isolate HzStark_Cry1AcR chromosome 30, ilHelZeax1.1, whole genome shotgun sequence genomic window, acaacaaactaccgtatagaccaaaatcatcaaaatagcagaccaatcgcacaccaatcaaatgtcaatcgaatacgattggtcttttattagtagcagaatgtccgatatggttaaaactgggccccgattctcctaattttgcttaagcgtcatacgattcacgttcgactcgattcgactgagatccgatcccgactcgattacgattgaagcgtatgtggcattccgctattttttgtttgaaataaacgtttttatctttttctgtcattcaataatgaatcattttgtctgcaaatgatttacgattgcaaaatgattgtacagcaaactaccgtatggaccaaaatcaccaaaatagcagaccaatcgcacaccaatcaaatgtcaatcgaatacgattggtcttttattagtagcagaatgcccgatatggttaaaactgctattgcgatcatattgcgattcgatttctcctcgattttgacattattaacttaggagaatcgggcccctgctattacgatcatattgcgattcgatttctattcgattttgacattattaacttaggagaatcggggcccagatctctctccggtcgtgtcggattaccgtcccgtcgggctatgagagttaaggaatagtgagtgcacctgtgtctgcgcaaatgctcgtgcactataggtaatatgtcctgcgtagttggctaatctccttacagccgccgtagccgataatcggctaggaggacatcatattaTTAGCCAAACTGTGTGGGTAGTTTCAATCCCCACCACTTCCTATAAAAAGCGAGCGCTCAGTTGCGCTCCGAAAGGTGGTTGgcgatgataataatattgtaagacTGTTCCTTTTGCTTATCTTAATTTCTCTAATCGTGTTGATTTTGTGTTGGAGAATTAACGGTGGTTTTCgttatatttttgttctgtGTTGAACTGTTAAGTTTAATATTGTTGTTTACATTTTCGAATTATTCTGGGTTATACTGAATTATTGTTAATTTCAGtcaatttgtaataaaaacaacacaactttaactttaacacttctggtttttttttaataatgttgttaGTAAAAACTGTCTAAGAGTTCCTCTCAAGTCTCATGAGAAATAGGTAACTCTGGTTATTTCAGTGTATCCTCGTTGGAAATTAAAATCGATGCATTATTTTAAGTCCTTAGTGTAAAAGAAAGCAGTTCATTAATGAAAAGTTGTCGTTGACGAATTTACTAAAAAAAGGTTTGTAAAAACCTCCACTGCTCACCACTCTAAATtagaaagcgctgttaaatATAATGCTTGTTAGTGTTATCGTTCAAAAAGCCAATTCCTTTATTGACATTCCACGCCCAAACCAGAATAAACTCTCCACATTCAAGTGCAAATAGCGACAAACGTCAAGCTGACAACACCTAAATCGAATACACTATGGACATTTGACATTAGGAAACGAAAACACGAACTATATAGATTTACGTTTACatagaattttctttttaaaatgacTACGTTACCCGCGGTTCAAAGGTCAGCTTGTATATTCTGTAACATAGCTAACAAGCTAGAACCCACAGAAATTATATATGAAGACGAAGATGTCTGTGTTTTTCCCGATATAAAACCTGCGAGCAAATTACATCTACTTGTGATACCTAAAAGGCATGTAGAAGACGTTAAGTGCTTAACGTCTGAAGATAAAGATCTCGGTAAGTCGTTAAATCGTAATTTCTCATTAAAACTGTGGTCTAAGGTGATTAAAAGTGTTATCGTTCATCGTCTGATAATATGATAATAGAGTGGCGTACTCTGAAATTTTGAAGTCCCCgatgtttgtaatatttttattaaattgttgtaTAACATTACGTACAATAGAAATTGGGACCAAGAGCGGGTCTGATAATCGAAATTCGGATAATCAGACATAGACTGATAATATAGGAAATCGAACGCACTCAtagaaaacactttatttgatcaTTAGGTACTGTTTACCATAAATGATGGGTTAAATCTTAGTTCAAAAATTGGCAACACCATAGGTGCAGTCCATCAAAACATATTGACATTTGGAaagcacaaataaataaaagtttgttcATTTTATTGACAATTTTATCAATAGAGAGAGTAGCTGCGGGTTTAATAtctatgcattttttttgttgctGGGGAGGTTATTGCGccgcttcttcttcccagcaaaacacatgaagtggtgaagggtggggaTTTAGgtgctgtcttttgtaaatttctcgaAGTTCAAAAAGTACTGTTTTGTAGCcaagtttgataaaaaaaaattgaatttgagtTTATTCTGATTTCAGTTGATAAAATGCTGTCAATAGCTCACGAACAGTTAGCGAAGAACAATTTACCGCTAGAAGACTCTCGGCTGGGCTACCACTGGCCTCCATTCCGTAGTGTGAGACATCTACACTTGCACACCATCGCGCCGGCGTCTGACATGGGCTTTATATCGCGACTCATATTTAGAAAGGATTCATACTGGTTTGTTTCTGTAAGTATACATAAAAAGCAATTTTTatcattgaaattaatatttagtgGCAGCATTAGGACACTTATTACTACGCGCGGCGAATGATGATCATTACAACTGTCAGTTGAAATGTCATAGGGATCATGATTCGCCGCGCGTAGTATATGTAATTATGCACTTTTCTAACGGCCATTCCCAATATTCTGTCAGTCttgttttgctttttatttttacactagcttctgccagcgacttcgtccgcgttagagtcggactttgtgcaaagagaggaagaaataataaacaccagcccctccaattatctaaatctatgcgtacttactgcttctttaagtaataaaatgtaaactattaataatttgtaatttgaacgaatatttaaacacaaaaataactaatagataccaacctattttataaaataacaacaaaagaaagttaaaaataaattatttaaaacctaaaagtcgcgcaataaggttgaacgctctgaacgtctattcgcatcaatcgcaccaacagccaaatattgtatgaagctcgcgcagccactgcaccgcgccgcgagtcgcgtcgagcgcggcgaccgttgcacaaaaatgatccttatagcgtgcgtgattcagtattcacgcgcgatggcttattaccgtttttcatgtataactttggtgtttctttaccgatttaagtcattctttttttaattaatagataatactgttcactatgtttaattagtgtgagtgagagtgttataaacgaaatagtagacaaatataatcagaaagctccgaactgctaagctaccgagagttttacgtgttattgtgagtcaaccataaaagatagacatatgctgccatgggatattttttacataattttatgaagaatatttccgtcgtacatggtttctgtgtagctgtaaccattaaggctgcacacgcgacggaagcttaaaaaatggagtaacttctcccgttttcccaacatttaccttcactgctctgctcctattgatcgtagcgtgatggagagtatcctataacctgcccaggagtatgaagaatatttgtgccaagtttcattaaaatccgtccagtagtttttgtttccataacgaacatacagacagacagacagacagacagacagacagacaaaaattttactgattgcatttttggcatcagtatcgatcactaatcaccacctaatagttattttggaaatatattcaatgtacagaattgacctctctacagatttattataagtatagatagattAGGAATTTGACGTTACTTgcatggggctaatgtcaaccATTATGTCAACTGATAGATATAATAAGACGTCATATAAACTTTAAAACTGCAAATGTTAACGAAAACAGTGATGGTTATAGTTCTCGCCAAAAATAATGTCTTCACTGCACATGCCGCGAGATGATGCAgttgaattttataattatttaatagctCCAAGTCTGAAACTTTTAACAGAGAAAGATgtgtcttaaaaaaaattgaaaaataagattaatatgtatttacaatcTGCTTTTGTTTTCAGCCGGACTACGTCACATCGAGGCT contains:
- the LOC124644626 gene encoding adenosine 5'-monophosphoramidase HINT3-like, with translation MTTLPAVQRSACIFCNIANKLEPTEIIYEDEDVCVFPDIKPASKLHLLVIPKRHVEDVKCLTSEDKDLVDKMLSIAHEQLAKNNLPLEDSRLGYHWPPFRSVRHLHLHTIAPASDMGFISRLIFRKDSYWFVSPDYVTSRL